A portion of the Deltaproteobacteria bacterium genome contains these proteins:
- a CDS encoding class I SAM-dependent rRNA methyltransferase, which translates to MADVVLLPGRDRSVRRRHPWVLSGAVARLEGAAEPGAWVRVVSAEGEALGHGHWSPHSQIRVRLLAFAKDAAGDELVAARIAEAVARRGADPLLAGTDAVRLVNAEGDGLPGLVADRYGDLVVARLATAGMEARRALVAEALRAATGAAAGFERPDAAAARREGMAAHQGPLWGAPPAAPVAITERGRGYLVDAAGGQKTGFYLDQRDARDLVERLARGRRALDLFAYTGGFAVAAARGGAASLTVVDSSADALALAARNLAPWSPALPCRLERDDAFRFLRRDGERYDLVVVDPPPLARRAGDVERAARAYKDALLGALRLAAPGALLLAFSCSHHVGPELFRKIAFGASLDAGRPLAVQAELGAPSDHPVALDHPEGRYLTGLLLRG; encoded by the coding sequence ATGGCCGACGTCGTCCTCCTCCCCGGCCGCGATCGCTCGGTGCGCCGGCGCCACCCCTGGGTGCTGTCGGGCGCGGTGGCGCGGCTCGAGGGAGCGGCCGAGCCGGGCGCGTGGGTCCGCGTCGTCTCCGCCGAGGGCGAGGCGCTCGGCCACGGCCACTGGTCGCCCCACTCGCAGATCCGGGTGCGGCTGCTCGCGTTCGCCAAGGACGCCGCGGGCGACGAGCTCGTCGCGGCGCGGATCGCGGAGGCCGTCGCGCGGCGTGGCGCGGATCCGCTGCTCGCCGGCACCGACGCGGTCCGTCTCGTGAACGCCGAGGGCGACGGGCTGCCCGGCCTCGTCGCGGACCGCTACGGCGACCTCGTCGTGGCGCGGCTCGCGACCGCGGGCATGGAGGCGCGCCGGGCGCTGGTGGCGGAGGCGCTGCGCGCGGCGACCGGCGCGGCGGCCGGCTTCGAGCGGCCCGACGCGGCTGCCGCCCGGCGCGAGGGGATGGCCGCGCACCAGGGGCCGCTCTGGGGCGCGCCGCCGGCGGCGCCGGTCGCGATCACCGAGCGCGGGCGGGGCTACCTCGTCGACGCGGCCGGCGGGCAGAAGACCGGCTTCTACCTCGACCAGCGCGATGCGCGCGACCTCGTCGAGCGCCTCGCGCGCGGCCGCCGCGCCCTCGACCTCTTCGCCTACACGGGTGGCTTCGCGGTGGCCGCTGCTCGCGGCGGCGCGGCCTCGCTCACGGTCGTCGACAGCTCGGCGGACGCGCTCGCGCTGGCCGCCCGCAACCTCGCGCCGTGGTCACCCGCGCTGCCGTGCCGCCTCGAGCGCGACGACGCCTTCCGCTTCCTGCGCCGCGACGGCGAGCGCTACGACCTCGTGGTCGTGGACCCGCCGCCCCTCGCGCGCCGCGCGGGCGACGTCGAGCGCGCGGCGCGCGCCTACAAGGACGCGCTGCTCGGCGCGCTGCGGCTGGCGGCGCCGGGCGCGCTGCTCCTCGCGTTCTCGTGCTCGCATCACGTCGGGCCGGAGCTCTTCCGCAAGATCGCCTTCGGCGCCTCGCTCGACGCCGGCCGCCCGCTCGCGGTGCAGGCCGAGCTCGGCGCGCCGAGCGACCACCCGGTGGCCCTCGACCATCCCGAAGGCCGCTATCTGACGGGGCTCCTGCTGCGGGGCTGA
- a CDS encoding DJ-1/PfpI family protein translates to MANTTGILLFPDVEELDFAGPWEVLAAAASFGPGLGDRVVTIAERAEPVRAAKGLRVLPDHRFADAPPLDIVLVPGGQGTRREVANPALIDWLRKAAEPCAWVTSVCTGALLLHEAGLARGKRVTTHWAFVPALRERGEIEVLEQVRYVRDGRLVTAAGVSAGIDMALWLVGQLHGPAHARAVQRFIQYDPAPPYTAET, encoded by the coding sequence ATGGCGAACACGACCGGCATCCTGCTCTTCCCCGACGTCGAGGAGCTCGACTTCGCGGGCCCCTGGGAGGTGCTCGCCGCCGCCGCGAGCTTCGGGCCCGGGCTGGGCGACCGCGTCGTCACGATCGCCGAGCGAGCGGAGCCCGTGCGCGCCGCCAAGGGCCTGCGCGTGCTGCCCGATCACCGCTTCGCCGACGCGCCTCCCCTCGACATCGTGCTCGTGCCCGGCGGCCAGGGCACCCGGCGCGAGGTCGCGAACCCGGCGCTGATCGATTGGCTGCGCAAGGCCGCGGAGCCCTGCGCCTGGGTCACGAGCGTGTGTACGGGAGCCCTGCTCCTGCACGAGGCCGGCCTCGCGCGCGGCAAGCGCGTCACCACGCACTGGGCCTTCGTGCCGGCGCTGCGCGAGCGCGGCGAGATCGAGGTGCTCGAGCAGGTGCGCTACGTGCGCGACGGCCGCCTCGTCACGGCGGCCGGCGTGTCGGCGGGCATCGACATGGCGCTCTGGCTGGTGGGGCAGCTCCACGGCCCGGCCCACGCGCGCGCCGTGCAGCGCTTCATCCAGTACGACCCGGCGCCGCCCTACACCGCCGAGACCTGA
- a CDS encoding MFS transporter, which produces MAAPPSPVRAPPEDERPGRYHAFLFVLLSTATLFDGFDAAMMTFAAPDVRKTLGISLGEWSTIYGLCRLGMIASFFFLLQADRFGRRTMMMLTVVGFTLATGMTALADDKVEFALCQFLARLFLTAEYALAIIMVGEEFPTRWRGRAIAVLTSFATLGVVVMAKVQPFVLLEDGAAGNLLHDSGVGVVAWLQGLAGRPADGASWRVLYALGVLPLAVVFALRLGMRETRRFEQVRAAAPAISWRQHLAHARIPWQPRYRRRTLIVALLWNCVHLVVAPAVAFWMIYAREQLGMSPARAGDIVFWGYAVGVLGHVAGGVLIDRIGRKGTCAAFYVLGAIGITFLFQTTTIFGQYVWHIFTVFCFLAAITATHVYASELFPTEIRATGYGWTTNLFGRVTEVVVPLLVGTFITALGISWSVTVVAFGPILGALIVLKWAPETKGLTLEQIEAALAPGPAPLVTVAARHPAPVAGGAGPGGA; this is translated from the coding sequence ATGGCCGCGCCCCCGAGTCCCGTCCGTGCGCCGCCCGAGGACGAGCGCCCCGGCCGCTACCACGCCTTCCTCTTCGTCCTGCTCTCCACCGCGACGCTCTTCGACGGCTTCGACGCCGCCATGATGACCTTCGCGGCACCCGACGTGCGCAAGACCCTCGGCATCTCGCTCGGCGAGTGGAGCACGATCTACGGGCTGTGCCGGCTCGGCATGATCGCGTCGTTCTTCTTCCTGCTCCAGGCCGACCGCTTCGGCCGCCGTACGATGATGATGCTCACGGTGGTCGGCTTCACGCTGGCCACCGGCATGACCGCGCTCGCCGACGACAAGGTGGAGTTCGCGCTCTGCCAGTTCCTCGCCCGGCTCTTCCTCACCGCCGAGTACGCGCTCGCGATCATCATGGTGGGCGAGGAGTTCCCGACGCGCTGGCGCGGGCGCGCGATCGCGGTGCTCACGAGCTTCGCGACGCTCGGCGTCGTGGTGATGGCGAAGGTGCAGCCCTTCGTGCTGCTCGAGGACGGCGCCGCCGGCAACCTGCTGCACGACAGCGGAGTCGGCGTCGTCGCGTGGCTGCAAGGGCTCGCCGGGCGGCCCGCCGACGGCGCCTCCTGGCGCGTCCTCTACGCACTCGGCGTGCTGCCGCTCGCCGTCGTCTTCGCGCTGCGCCTCGGGATGCGCGAGACGCGCCGCTTCGAGCAGGTGCGCGCCGCGGCGCCGGCGATCTCGTGGCGCCAGCACCTTGCCCACGCGCGCATCCCGTGGCAGCCCCGCTACCGGCGCCGGACCCTGATCGTCGCGCTGCTCTGGAACTGCGTGCACCTGGTGGTCGCACCGGCCGTCGCGTTCTGGATGATCTACGCGCGCGAGCAGCTCGGGATGAGCCCGGCGCGCGCGGGCGACATCGTGTTCTGGGGCTACGCGGTCGGCGTGCTCGGGCACGTGGCCGGCGGTGTCCTGATCGACCGGATCGGCCGCAAGGGGACCTGCGCCGCCTTCTACGTCCTCGGCGCCATCGGGATCACCTTCCTGTTCCAGACCACGACGATCTTCGGCCAGTACGTCTGGCACATCTTCACGGTCTTCTGCTTCCTGGCCGCGATCACCGCCACCCACGTCTACGCCTCGGAGCTCTTCCCGACCGAGATCCGCGCCACCGGCTACGGCTGGACCACGAACCTGTTCGGACGGGTCACCGAGGTGGTCGTGCCGCTGCTGGTCGGCACCTTCATCACGGCGCTCGGGATCTCGTGGTCGGTGACGGTGGTGGCCTTCGGGCCGATCCTCGGTGCGCTGATCGTGCTCAAGTGGGCGCCCGAGACGAAGGGGCTCACGCTCGAGCAGATCGAGGCGGCGCTGGCACCCGGGCCGGCACCGCTCGTGACGGTCGCCGCCCGCCATCCGGCCCCCGTGGCCGGCGGTGCAGGACCCGGCGGCGCGTGA
- a CDS encoding energy transducer TonB, with product MPRRRARALAPLALAALSVVAPAPAGARDGADLRAGGAQPGVPRFQDATPGGPRFQDAQPAGPSVEERLEEIRRRLAAVLEYPPIARRLELEGTAWLRFEVDRAGVAHAVELARSSGHDVLDRAALRTVGRAGPLPWVYGRIEVPVRFALDDPPP from the coding sequence GTGCCGCGGCGTCGCGCGCGGGCGCTCGCGCCCCTGGCGCTCGCCGCCCTGTCGGTCGTGGCGCCCGCGCCGGCGGGGGCGCGCGACGGCGCGGATCTGCGCGCCGGCGGCGCGCAGCCGGGCGTCCCGCGCTTCCAGGACGCAACCCCAGGCGGCCCGCGCTTCCAGGACGCGCAGCCCGCGGGCCCGAGCGTCGAGGAGCGGCTCGAGGAGATCCGCCGCCGCCTGGCCGCCGTCCTCGAGTATCCCCCCATCGCCCGCCGCCTCGAGCTCGAGGGCACCGCCTGGCTGCGCTTCGAGGTCGACCGCGCCGGGGTGGCCCACGCGGTCGAGCTCGCCCGCTCCTCGGGCCACGACGTCCTCGACCGCGCGGCGCTCCGCACCGTCGGGCGCGCGGGCCCGCTGCCCTGGGTCTACGGGCGCATCGAGGTGCCGGTCCGCTTCGCGCTCGACGATCCCCCTCCCTGA
- a CDS encoding transporter substrate-binding domain-containing protein: protein MLACAGEAPAPPAPPSEPPRATLRIGTSGDYPPFSWPAGGGSSGAPLAGFDVELAERLAADQGLAVEWVRFRWPELETRLAAGEMDVAMSGVTWRPWRAVVGWMTRAVAAGGPCVAGDLTPRRVAVNRGGVLERFARRRFPDAVIHALDDNRALGAALAEGRADAVVTDSFERAWLGLPPAAPLRCEPPADRKVLWVAPARAAELGPRLDAWLGAHEEELRALRARWLGGPAPRSELDHLLDLLARRLAYMPAVAAWKQARGLPIRDPARERVVLDAARAAAAAAGLDPGTAGRLFALQIEVAKAIQAGRPAHAPEGPALDLATQIRPELERLGARIVGAAARLVPLDAAALDAADWTSLRAQLDAAGCARLREALLGLRPAGGG from the coding sequence GTGCTCGCGTGCGCAGGCGAGGCGCCGGCGCCTCCCGCGCCGCCGTCCGAGCCCCCGCGCGCGACCCTGCGGATCGGGACCAGTGGGGACTACCCGCCGTTCTCGTGGCCGGCCGGCGGCGGCTCCAGCGGGGCGCCGCTCGCAGGCTTCGACGTCGAGCTCGCCGAGCGCCTCGCGGCCGATCAGGGGCTCGCGGTCGAGTGGGTGCGCTTCCGCTGGCCGGAGCTCGAGACGCGCCTGGCCGCCGGCGAGATGGACGTCGCGATGAGCGGCGTCACCTGGCGGCCCTGGCGCGCGGTGGTGGGCTGGATGACGCGCGCGGTCGCGGCCGGGGGGCCCTGCGTGGCCGGCGACCTCACACCTCGCCGTGTCGCCGTGAACCGCGGCGGCGTGCTCGAGCGCTTCGCGCGCCGCCGCTTCCCGGACGCCGTGATCCACGCGCTCGACGACAACCGCGCGCTCGGCGCGGCGCTCGCCGAGGGGCGCGCCGACGCCGTCGTCACCGACTCCTTCGAGCGCGCCTGGCTCGGGCTCCCGCCCGCGGCGCCGCTGCGCTGCGAGCCGCCCGCCGACCGCAAGGTGCTCTGGGTGGCGCCGGCGCGCGCTGCCGAGCTGGGCCCGCGCCTCGATGCCTGGCTCGGCGCACACGAGGAGGAGCTGCGCGCGCTGCGGGCGCGCTGGCTGGGCGGCCCGGCGCCGCGCAGCGAGCTCGACCACCTGCTCGACCTCCTCGCCCGCCGGCTCGCGTACATGCCGGCGGTGGCGGCCTGGAAGCAAGCGCGGGGGCTCCCGATCCGCGACCCGGCGCGCGAGCGGGTCGTGCTCGACGCGGCGCGCGCGGCCGCCGCCGCGGCCGGGCTCGACCCCGGGACGGCGGGGCGCCTGTTCGCGCTCCAGATCGAGGTCGCGAAGGCGATCCAGGCGGGCCGGCCGGCGCACGCGCCGGAGGGGCCGGCGCTCGACCTCGCGACCCAGATCCGCCCCGAGCTCGAGCGGCTCGGCGCGCGCATCGTCGGGGCCGCGGCGCGGCTCGTCCCGCTCGACGCGGCGGCGCTCGACGCCGCGGACTGGACGTCCCTGCGCGCGCAGCTCGACGCCGCGGGCTGCGCGCGCCTGCGCGAGGCGCTGCTCGGGCTGCGGCCCGCCGGAGGCGGCTAG
- a CDS encoding cellulase family glycosylhydrolase yields the protein MRPRLLFLAALLLAATGMHPVAENPRFLTDEQGRALILHGINVSNSTKDDPLRLPFVEQADVQRLADDFGFNFVRFLLQWDAIEPVEGVYDDVYLGWVAERMQWFADAGIYVVLDMHQDVYGKIDRDGRYIGHNGAPPWAFLTDGLPFEPQPSWFLDYLQPAILRAFDNFWDHAGHPDLQDRYAAAWAHVAARFRDTPNVLGYDLMNEPWPGSAFFGDIAGWEGGAYQEFLERCIAAIRTVDSDGWIFYEPRSVGVNAGQPSYLGVLDDVRAGEPRLAYFPHYYAIGPDVTGVWDPETDTSLEDWAANRKTEIDAQVAPLLIGEWGTGRGVVNWRGYLEAVARMADHTASGWAFWDYSLGGWGPIDGERNETETADVLTRAYPQRVAGTPRFVDFDPATRVLRVEFDEKPGVTGATEIYVPAGRHYPEGFELVTSDPGGSWSQSWDPTRELLSYVADPESAQHVVEIRPVPEAGALAGGLSACAVLGVAAARRRRRRIGAAAIGLAFGASGCALDGPGSAPPGAPPKRVRPPAHYEDHEGYEAPAPRSAIDHAYDDGYSRGWGDREQGRTPDYERWTGEYDRGGEPGFRAGYADGYQRRPHRYGEAGPDVTPVAPDWLVGEFTGWDERERVEVVLQVRRDGGVRLVGGGRAQEGVYRNGRLELRKGAWRVERTRSGLVIAPEWDQYGSVALTRR from the coding sequence ATGCGCCCCCGACTGCTGTTCCTGGCCGCCCTGCTGCTCGCCGCGACCGGCATGCACCCGGTCGCCGAGAACCCCCGGTTCCTCACCGACGAGCAGGGCCGCGCGCTGATCCTGCACGGCATCAACGTCTCGAACTCGACCAAGGACGACCCGCTGCGGCTCCCCTTCGTCGAGCAGGCCGACGTCCAGCGGCTCGCCGACGACTTCGGCTTCAACTTCGTCCGCTTCCTCCTCCAGTGGGATGCGATCGAGCCGGTGGAAGGCGTCTACGACGACGTCTACCTCGGCTGGGTCGCCGAGCGCATGCAGTGGTTCGCGGACGCCGGGATCTACGTCGTCCTCGACATGCACCAGGACGTGTACGGGAAGATCGACCGCGACGGCCGCTACATCGGCCACAACGGAGCGCCGCCCTGGGCGTTCCTGACCGACGGCCTGCCCTTCGAGCCCCAGCCCTCGTGGTTCCTGGACTACCTGCAGCCGGCGATCCTGCGAGCCTTCGACAACTTCTGGGACCACGCCGGGCACCCGGATCTCCAGGACCGCTACGCCGCGGCCTGGGCGCACGTGGCCGCCCGCTTCCGCGACACCCCGAACGTGCTCGGCTACGACCTGATGAACGAGCCGTGGCCGGGCAGCGCCTTCTTCGGCGACATCGCGGGGTGGGAGGGCGGCGCCTACCAGGAGTTCCTCGAGCGCTGCATCGCCGCGATCCGGACGGTGGACAGCGACGGCTGGATCTTCTACGAGCCCCGCTCGGTCGGCGTCAACGCGGGTCAGCCCTCCTACCTCGGCGTGCTGGACGACGTGCGCGCGGGGGAGCCCCGCCTGGCCTACTTCCCGCACTACTACGCGATCGGCCCCGACGTCACCGGCGTCTGGGACCCGGAGACCGACACCAGCCTCGAGGACTGGGCGGCGAACCGGAAGACCGAGATCGACGCCCAGGTGGCGCCGCTCCTGATCGGCGAGTGGGGCACGGGCCGCGGCGTCGTGAACTGGCGCGGGTACCTCGAGGCGGTGGCGCGCATGGCCGACCACACCGCCAGCGGCTGGGCGTTCTGGGACTACTCGCTCGGGGGCTGGGGCCCGATCGACGGCGAGCGCAACGAGACGGAGACCGCCGACGTGCTCACGCGCGCCTATCCCCAGCGCGTCGCGGGCACGCCGCGCTTCGTGGACTTCGACCCCGCGACGCGCGTGCTGCGGGTCGAGTTCGACGAGAAGCCGGGCGTCACGGGCGCGACCGAGATCTACGTCCCGGCCGGGCGTCACTACCCGGAGGGATTCGAGCTCGTGACGAGCGATCCCGGCGGGAGCTGGTCGCAGAGCTGGGACCCCACGCGCGAGCTGCTCTCCTACGTGGCGGACCCGGAGAGCGCCCAGCACGTGGTCGAGATCCGCCCCGTGCCCGAGGCGGGCGCGCTGGCGGGCGGACTCAGCGCGTGCGCGGTGCTCGGCGTCGCGGCAGCGCGGCGGCGGCGACGGAGGATCGGTGCGGCAGCGATCGGTCTCGCGTTCGGCGCTTCGGGGTGCGCGCTCGACGGCCCGGGCTCCGCACCCCCTGGCGCTCCGCCGAAGCGCGTTCGTCCGCCGGCCCACTACGAGGATCACGAAGGCTACGAAGCGCCCGCGCCCCGCAGCGCGATCGACCACGCCTACGACGACGGCTACTCGCGCGGCTGGGGCGACCGCGAGCAGGGCCGCACGCCGGACTACGAGCGCTGGACCGGCGAGTACGACCGCGGCGGCGAGCCGGGCTTCCGCGCGGGCTACGCCGACGGCTACCAGCGCCGCCCGCATCGCTACGGGGAGGCAGGGCCGGACGTGACGCCCGTCGCGCCCGACTGGCTCGTCGGGGAGTTCACGGGCTGGGACGAGCGTGAGCGCGTCGAGGTCGTCCTCCAGGTGCGGCGCGACGGGGGCGTCCGCCTGGTCGGCGGCGGGCGCGCCCAGGAGGGCGTCTACCGCAACGGCCGCCTCGAGCTGCGCAAGGGCGCCTGGCGCGTCGAGCGCACCCGCAGCGGCCTCGTGATCGCCCCCGAGTGGGACCAGTACGGAAGCGTCGCCCTCACACGGCGTTGA
- a CDS encoding cellulase family glycosylhydrolase, with protein MRPRLLLLACLLPAATGMHPVAENPQFLTDEQGRALILHGINVSSSTKDDPLRMPWVEQADVQRLADDFGFNFARFLLQWDALEPVEGAYDDVYLDWVAERMQWFADAGIYVVLDMHQDVYGKTDNLGRGPIGYNGAPPWAFLSDGLPFEHNPSFWFGDYLDEAVMRAFDHFWDHAGHPNLQDRYAAAWAHVAARFRDTPNVLGYDLMNEPWAGTAVYGDLAAWDAGPYQEFLERCIAAIRVEDADGWIFFEPRAAGPNDGQRSWIGVLDDPRPGDPRLAYFPHYYALGPDVAGVYDPETDTSIERWTASRKIEIDAQVAPLLIGEWGTGRHVENWRRYLEDAARMADHATSGWAYWEYGLGGWGPIDGDRSENETADVLTRAYPQRVAGTPRFVDFDPATRVLRVEFDEKAGVTGATEIYVPAERHYPEGFELVTSDPDGTWSQSWDAAREVLSYLADPGSAQHVVEIHPAPEAGALASGLAALAALAAARRRGVSG; from the coding sequence ATGCGACCCCGGCTCCTGCTCCTCGCCTGCCTGCTGCCCGCCGCGACCGGCATGCACCCGGTCGCCGAGAACCCCCAATTCCTCACCGACGAGCAGGGCCGCGCGCTGATCCTGCACGGCATCAACGTCTCGAGCTCGACGAAGGACGACCCGCTGCGCATGCCGTGGGTGGAGCAGGCGGACGTCCAGCGGCTCGCCGACGACTTCGGCTTCAACTTCGCGCGCTTCCTGCTCCAGTGGGATGCGCTCGAGCCGGTGGAGGGCGCCTACGACGACGTCTACCTCGACTGGGTCGCCGAGCGCATGCAATGGTTCGCGGACGCCGGGATCTACGTCGTCCTCGACATGCACCAGGACGTGTATGGCAAGACGGACAACCTGGGTCGCGGTCCGATCGGCTACAACGGCGCGCCGCCCTGGGCGTTCCTGAGCGACGGACTCCCCTTCGAGCACAACCCTTCGTTCTGGTTCGGCGACTACCTCGACGAGGCCGTGATGCGGGCCTTCGACCACTTCTGGGACCACGCCGGGCATCCGAACCTGCAGGACCGCTACGCGGCGGCCTGGGCGCACGTGGCCGCCCGCTTCCGCGACACCCCGAACGTGCTCGGCTACGACCTGATGAACGAGCCCTGGGCCGGCACCGCCGTGTACGGAGACCTCGCGGCCTGGGACGCCGGCCCCTACCAGGAGTTCCTCGAGCGCTGCATCGCGGCGATCCGCGTCGAGGACGCCGACGGCTGGATCTTCTTCGAGCCGCGCGCGGCCGGCCCGAACGACGGGCAGCGCTCCTGGATCGGCGTGCTCGACGACCCGCGCCCGGGCGACCCCCGTCTCGCCTACTTCCCGCACTACTACGCCCTCGGCCCCGACGTCGCAGGCGTGTACGACCCGGAGACCGACACCAGCATCGAGCGCTGGACCGCGAGCCGGAAGATCGAGATCGACGCCCAGGTGGCGCCGCTCCTGATCGGGGAGTGGGGCACGGGCCGCCACGTCGAGAACTGGCGCCGCTACCTCGAGGACGCCGCGCGCATGGCCGACCACGCGACCAGCGGCTGGGCCTACTGGGAGTACGGGCTCGGGGGCTGGGGCCCGATCGACGGCGACCGCAGCGAGAACGAGACCGCCGACGTGCTCACGCGCGCCTATCCCCAGCGCGTCGCGGGCACCCCGCGCTTCGTGGACTTCGACCCCGCGACGCGCGTCCTGCGCGTCGAGTTCGACGAGAAGGCGGGCGTCACGGGCGCGACCGAGATCTACGTCCCGGCCGAACGCCACTACCCGGAGGGCTTCGAGCTCGTGACGAGCGATCCCGACGGAACCTGGTCGCAGAGCTGGGACGCCGCGCGCGAGGTGCTCTCCTACCTGGCGGACCCGGGGAGCGCGCAGCACGTCGTCGAGATCCACCCGGCGCCCGAGGCGGGTGCGCTGGCGAGTGGGCTCGCGGCGCTCGCGGCGCTCGCCGCCGCTCGACGCCGCGGCGTCTCCGGGTAG
- a CDS encoding AarF/UbiB family protein — MSAPEAPSRLRHALRVVVRIAQLVAGSTVALAVFAREAWRCRHEGRDGWLRAFARAHVVLCERLGATFIKVGQIASTRGDLLPPPVVEELARLRDQVPPFPFVQVRETVERSLGRPLDEVFARFEPAPVAAASVAQVHEAVLREGGARVAVKVRRPDILEKVRLDRAILLVAARFGERVAPSLRLVSLAGAVEAFCDAVEHQLHLTNEAAHNRRFQANFADDPEIHFPDLHPDACSDEVLTMEFVEGLREEELEAHGADLHRIVQNGMRCVSRMIFLHGFVHADLHPGNLRFDPGGRITLFDLGLVGEVGDRERLTNARLLFAFATGDGATVARLFYDNAEHKATPDYGAYEREMREYVERMRKRGLGNVELALEIGRMLDILRRYRIQASSHMTMVNLALATAEGLGKRLAPELALADEALPYLAEALGVPAPARAQHAG, encoded by the coding sequence GTGTCCGCTCCCGAGGCCCCGTCCAGGCTCCGCCACGCGCTGCGCGTCGTCGTCCGGATCGCGCAGCTCGTCGCCGGCAGCACCGTCGCCCTCGCGGTGTTCGCCCGCGAGGCCTGGCGCTGCCGCCACGAGGGCCGCGACGGCTGGCTGCGCGCCTTCGCCCGCGCGCACGTGGTGCTCTGCGAGCGGCTCGGCGCCACCTTCATCAAGGTGGGTCAGATCGCGTCGACGCGCGGTGACCTCCTGCCGCCGCCGGTCGTCGAGGAGCTGGCGCGCCTGCGCGACCAGGTGCCGCCCTTCCCCTTCGTGCAGGTGCGCGAGACGGTCGAGCGCAGCCTCGGCCGCCCGCTCGACGAGGTCTTCGCGCGCTTCGAGCCGGCGCCGGTGGCTGCTGCCTCGGTGGCGCAGGTGCACGAGGCGGTGTTGCGGGAGGGCGGCGCGCGCGTCGCGGTGAAGGTGCGCCGCCCCGACATCCTCGAGAAGGTGCGTCTCGACCGCGCGATCCTGCTGGTCGCCGCACGCTTCGGGGAGCGCGTCGCGCCCTCGCTGCGGCTGGTCTCGCTGGCCGGGGCGGTCGAGGCCTTCTGCGACGCCGTCGAGCACCAGCTCCACCTCACGAACGAGGCCGCCCACAACCGCCGTTTCCAGGCCAACTTCGCCGACGACCCCGAGATCCACTTCCCCGACCTCCACCCCGACGCCTGCTCCGACGAGGTGCTCACGATGGAGTTCGTCGAGGGGCTGCGCGAGGAGGAGCTCGAGGCGCACGGGGCGGATCTGCACCGGATCGTGCAGAACGGCATGCGCTGCGTGAGCCGGATGATCTTCCTGCACGGCTTCGTGCACGCCGACCTCCATCCCGGGAACCTGCGCTTCGACCCGGGCGGCCGGATCACGCTCTTCGACCTGGGGCTCGTGGGTGAGGTCGGGGACCGCGAGCGCCTCACCAACGCGCGCCTGCTGTTCGCCTTCGCGACCGGCGACGGGGCCACCGTCGCGCGGCTCTTCTACGACAACGCCGAGCACAAGGCGACGCCCGACTACGGCGCCTACGAGCGCGAGATGCGCGAGTACGTCGAGCGCATGCGCAAGCGCGGCCTCGGCAACGTCGAGCTGGCGCTCGAGATCGGCCGCATGCTCGACATCCTGCGCCGCTACCGCATCCAGGCCAGCAGCCACATGACGATGGTGAACCTGGCCCTCGCCACCGCCGAGGGCCTCGGCAAGCGGCTGGCCCCCGAGCTGGCGCTGGCGGACGAGGCGCTGCCGTACCTGGCGGAGGCGCTCGGGGTGCCGGCGCCCGCTCGGGCGCAGCACGCGGGGTAG